A segment of the Mugil cephalus isolate CIBA_MC_2020 chromosome 13, CIBA_Mcephalus_1.1, whole genome shotgun sequence genome:
GGTGTGACTTCCTCAGGTTTAAAATGTCTACATCTCCCCATTCTCAGTGTCTGTCTTCATTCTGACCGCTCATGTATTGATTGACCTTTTCTTTGCAAAGCAGAAGTCGGCCGGCAGAAGTCTCTACTTGATTCTTCACCAGTAGCAGAGAATTTCCTCAACAGTCTCCAGGTGGAATCCTTGCAGGAgagaagctaactgtgctaaaagAGAAGCTTCCATTCATACTTTAATCTTTACGTACTGAGTCTGCCTAGagcccagaggaggaggaaggaggaagaggaggaagaaggggaggaggtagaggaggaggaagaaagaggagtgTCTCTTGGTtgcagaggtcaaaggtcgctgctgctgctgtaaacaggaagtgaagctaCGTACTTGTCGTCGCTGGCGAAGCGGATGTTGTTGGCTGTGATGGCGTCCAGGAAGAACCAGTCGAATCCGGGCAGGTATCTGTACACCTGAAACagagttagcttagcttagcttgctaacgttagcctagCATCTGTAGCAGTGGTCCTTGTTGGGGGCGTCGTGGGGGCAGGGTCAAAGTTTGGGCATTACCATGGAGAAGGGGTGACTCTTGGCCTCCTCTCTGATGTTGGTGAACGGAGACTCTAAGACCAGAGCATCAGGAGGACTTCCTGaaacacaacgacacacacaACTCATCCACATACTACAATACCCATAATCCTCTGCAGAGGGAGGatagagggaaggagggaggaaagagtgaTATGGGCTAAAAGGTTATCCCCATAAATTTCAGCATCCTGGAGGTAAACGATAAGCGTGTTCATCCAGTCTGAGATCATTGTGACCTTTAGAGCCTTTAATGAGCTGCTGGACGGTAGAAACCAACCACACAAATAAGAGAAGACAGATACAGGATAAAATGATTCTCACACTGAACAGACTGAATGAATACGACACCAGCTACCACTTCACTGTCTGAGCTAcgacatttacacacatttatcaCGAGGCAAAGTCATCAtgggggaaggaaggagataaaggaaggaaggaaggaaggaaggaattattctttaaaatctGCATTCAGGTGAGATCAGCAGGGGCCAAACAGATTAAAACCAGCGGGGGCCAATCAGATTAAGACCAGCGGGGGCCAATCAGAGCTCTCCGTGCGTCCTCACCTCTGTCACACAGTCTTCTGACCAGATTAGTGGCAActctggaaaaaacaaagaatcagGTTAAAGATCAGAGTTCACTGGTGTGATAGAGACAATAGAAACAGGCTGTAGTAGAAGTATAGACAGTAGAGCGCTGGAGGAGGGAGGTTAGAGTTACCCCGTCCCCAGAGAGTGTCCCCAGATGTAGAGCGGCAGTGTTTTGTCTGTCCTCTGTTTCAACCAATCGTAGATGAAGAGAGCATCTGAGGTCATCCCCCCCTCGGAGGGGGCGCCGTCTGAATCCCCCCACCctgaaaaagacacagagaagacacaaagacacatagACACATGACTCATGTTGGactaaccccccccctcccagttCTTCTGAGTCTGATCCTCACCTCTGTAATCAAATGTCACCACATGGTAACCGAGAGAACTGAGGACctggacacacagagacacagagacacacacatgagaCAAGGGGACAGAGACAGTCAGTGAACGTCTCGTCCTCTGGTCCCGTCCAATCAGAAACAGTTATTAACCTTGTAGAGTTGAACTCGATGGTCTCCTCCTCTGTagagacacaacaggacagaGGTCAACAaacactacaacaacaacaacgacaggtGTAGCTcagctggggggggggtcaccTGGTCCCTGCGTTTCCATGGAGATAGAGGACGACGGGGTGGGCGGAGCTGAACGTGGACTCGTACCAGTCTCCATCTTTACCCTGAGCAGCTCTCCACATGGAGGCAGGAACAGTGTGCCTggaagtacacacacacatagacatcaacacacacaaatacacacacacacagacatggatggggggttgtgtgtgtgtgtgtgtgtgtgtgtgggggggggggtcccttACCAGACTCCGATCTTGAGTCCAGTCTCTGGCTCCAGGTAGAAGTTGTGGGTGTGGTTCAAGCCCTGGTCCAGGGGCCTCTTCAGGTCAATGAAGTAGGGCATTCTCACTGGGGGGGTCACacactggtcacatgactcattcacttcctgtttaagaTGGCCGACGTCTACAAGAGGAGGAGACTCACCAAAGTTGAGGAAGACCAGTTTGGCCTGGATGGAGGGGCAGAGTTTGATGATGAAGGGGATGGAGACGTAGACCAGGAGCAGCCACACCAGGACCCTCTTCAGCCTCCGGACCAGGccagacctgagaccagaccaggttagatcagaccagaccaacATTTTACTGAGATTAATGATCAAATGTCTCCAACACTGTGATAATAAAATCAGAGACAAGAAGACTGAAGATCAGCTCGTCCATCACCCCTGGATCTGGTCTGGGACCTGGGATGTAGGACCTGGGATCTAGGACCTGGGATGTAGGACCTGGGATGTAGGACCTGGGATCTAGGACCTGGGATGTAGGACCTGGGATGTAGGACCTGGTCTGGGACCTGGGATGTAGGACCTGGGATGTAGGACCTGGGATGTAGGACCTGGTCTGGGACCTGGGATGTAGGACCTGGGATGTAGGACCTGGTCTGGGACCTGGGATGTAGGACCTGGGATGTAGGACCTGGTCTGGGACCTGGGATGTAGAACCTGGTCTGGGACCTGGGATGTAGGACCTGGTCTGGGACCTGGGATGTAGGACCTGGTCTGGGACCTGGGATGTAGGACCTGGGATCTAGGACCTGGGGTGTAGGACCTGGGATGTAGGATCTGGTCTGGGACCTGGGATCTAGGACCTGGGATGTAGGACCTGGTCTGGGACCTGGGATGTAGGACCTGGGATGTAGGACCTGGTCTGGGACCTGGGATGTAGAACCTGGTCTGGGACCTGGGATCTAGGATCTGGGATGTAGGACCTGGGATCTGGGACCTGGGATCTAGGATCTGGGATGTAGGACCTGGGATGTAGAACCTGGTCTGGGACCTGGGATGTAGGACCTGGGATGTAGGACCTGGTCTGGGACCTGGGATGTAGAACCTGGTCTGGGACCTGGGATGTAGGACCTGGGATGTAGGACCTGGGGAGGTCCAGTGTGAGCTGGTGTGTGGATCTCAGGGCTGAGGGATGTATGTCCGGGCTACTGACCCTATAATTAAAGCTGTAATGAGGCTATTGTCAGtaggagcctggaggctcaaagtgtgaatgttgttgaaacttcttggcgacagaagtcaaaactgaattataaatagttggtaaattaaatctcagtccacctcctctgtttagagaaggtttctccactttgacatagacgacttccttaactcctctctcaaaccatctgtcctctctggccaggactttgctGTTGgtgtcctcaaaggagtgtcctttgtcctccaggtggaggtggaccgcTGAGTCGTCCCCTGATGAGCTGGGTCTCATGTGTTGGACCATGCGTTGATAGAGGTGCAGGCTGATGGGAAAAATCTGGTGTTGTCTGCATCTTAGGTTGAACCGAAGCTGGTTCCTGTAGTTTCCTGGAGGTTCCctcatactgtgtgtgtgtgttagtgtgtgtgttagtgtgtgtgtgtgtgtctgtatgtgtctgtatgtgtgtgtgtgtgggtgtgtgtgtgtgttagtgtgtgggtgtgtgtctgtgttgtgtgtggtgttgtgtgtgtgtttgtgtgtgtgtgtgtgggtgtgtgtgttagtgtgtgtgtgtgtgtgtgttagtgtgtgtgtgtgggtgtgtgtgtgtgttagtgtgtgtgtgtgttagtgtgtgggtgtgtgtctttgtgttagtgtgtgggtgtgtgtttgtgtgtgtgtgttagtgtgtgtgtgtgtgttagtgtgtgtgtgtgtgtgttactgtgtgtgtgtgttagtgtgtgtgtgtgttagtgtgtgtgtgtgttactgtgtgtgtgtgttagtgtgtgtgtgtgttagtgtgtgtgtgtgttactgtgtgtgtaagCCGATCGGCCTCATTTAGAACGTGTCACATGATCCATCAGCTCAGTAGATCTGAATTATTCATCTAATCTCCTGAAGAGCAGCAGAGTGAGACGTCCTCACTGACTGTCCGAAGATagtgataatataataatataatattaaatatgaacaaatactGGATAAACTGTCAGTAAAGaaagaacaataataaatgaTCAGATGTATTGATTGTTACAGATTATTGATCATTATTTAtctgagcaggaggaggagcaggaggaggaggaggagcaggaggaggagcaggaggaggagcagaagcaggaggaggagcatgcTAGCAGTGTCAATAAAGGTTATTCAAGCAAGATGGCCGACACACAACCAGAAAGAGATGGATAGAGATGATAGAGGTAGAGATGTGTCTGGTTGTTTCAGACTTTAGATTCTGATAAAGTGATGAATCATGAGGTCAAAGATCaaactccttcttcttctacttctccttctacttctccttcttcttatacttcttctttttctccttctccttctacttcttcttcttcttatacttcttcttcttctttttcttcttcttcttcttcttcttctttcggaTCAAACTCGTGACTCTTTCACAGGCATCAGCATCAGGCTGAATGAAGGAGGCgtctggccactttattaggtacagcacTGCTGACTTTCTGACTGGGTTCAGGTTTCAATGggtcaatgaaaacacaacagaggaggaggaggaggaggaggagaaagaggaggagaaaggggaggagagaaggaggagggggtagggggaagaagagaaagatgaaaagaaacaggagaaaagggagagaaagaggaggaggggaaagatgagaaggaggaagggaaagaggaggagaaggaggaggggaaagaggaggagaaggaggggaaagaggaggaggaggaggggaaagaggaggagaaggaggacgagCCCCGGAGGAACCAGTCGGACCGGCCGGTTCACGTGGATCAGAATTAAATGTAATGActcatttattcctttattttattaattctgctgattaaatatttgaacttgttcttctcatttatttatttatttagtatctTGCCATGTTGGGCCTATTCTATCATACCGGTACGGTCCGGTTCTTTCTTACCTCCTGAACGGTTTCCCCGTTTGCTGGCCCTTCCTCGGGCCTGCGCTTCCTCCCGGGCCTCGGTGCTCTCCTGCGGCCCGCTCAGGTCCGTGTCGCTGTCCAGCAGAGTGCCGTCATGGGAGTTACTCCGCCTTAGCATCACTGGAAACGTTCAGAAATaagttaaaatgtattttaacgGGACCGGAGCGACTGGATGACGAGCCGAGGCTCCGGGAGACCGGGACACCGAGAGGGACGGGTCCTGAGGAACCGGGAGCGAGGCGGCGGGTCGTGGACCGGGACCGGAGCTCTGGAAGGAGGCCGTGGCGGGACGGAGCTCGGGAGCTGGTGGAGATCCGCAGAGAGCAGCTGATCCGGAGCTGATCCCGCCGCCAATCACAGGCCAGGAAAACAACCACGTGTGCACATGGTGGTGCGTTCATGTCCTCACAGGAGCGTCGGAGCATCGAGGACCAAAACAAAACCTGGGGCTATGACACGGTGCTTTCAAGGGCGCCTCGAAAAAGGAAGTATTAAAACTATGGATAAATAATAACcgataaataatattttaatctaaacaatattacatataaataaaaataacaaatagctaattttacatatgaataaataatgaaatcataaataatataaaatatggaTAAATAGTAAACAATGAACTACAAGTGAATCATAaatttattgattgattattatttatctgtagCTCAttgattatttctgtttagttgTTGCTCTATGTGTGTGATCATGTATCTGTAACCTGAATGTTACACCAGGACACCTTgaaaaagagtttaaaatatcaatgtgatttatctggttaaataaaggttaaatgaaaaataaataataaaaattaaaatattaatccagagtttagttcaggggccacattcagttcagtttgattTCAAGGGGTCGgaccagcaacacaacagaataaaaacttataagtaacgacaactccagactgtcaacatttgttttagtgcagatAAGAACATTATGGAAACGTTTCCTCTTAATGAACTTAACTATTAAAACATGGAATGAACAACTCGACGTTTCTAGAAAGAAGTGGAATTTCTGTTTAATCAGAAAAATCACAGTTAATGTTTTCAATGTAATTGTtgcactttgtaaattcatccCACCATGATGCTCCACCCTCGGGGGGTCCACTTTTGGCCCGTGGGCCGTATGTTGGACACCTGTGGTTAATACCTGGAG
Coding sequences within it:
- the abhd12 gene encoding lysophosphatidylserine lipase ABHD12 produces the protein RGPGGSAGPRKGQQTGKPFRRSGLVRRLKRVLVWLLLVYVSIPFIIKLCPSIQAKLVFLNFVRMPYFIDLKRPLDQGLNHTHNFYLEPETGLKIGVWHTVPASMWRAAQGKDGDWYESTFSSAHPVVLYLHGNAGTRGGDHRVQLYKVLSSLGYHVVTFDYRGWGDSDGAPSEGGMTSDALFIYDWLKQRTDKTLPLYIWGHSLGTGVATNLVRRLCDRGSPPDALVLESPFTNIREEAKSHPFSMVYRYLPGFDWFFLDAITANNIRFASDDNVNHISCPVLILHAEDDAVVPFHLGKKLYNMASQSKSLNGHKLQFVAFPSSLAYKHKFIYRSPELPNILSDFFGTAHPITR